A window from Hemicordylus capensis ecotype Gifberg chromosome 2, rHemCap1.1.pri, whole genome shotgun sequence encodes these proteins:
- the LOC128343534 gene encoding prostate and testis expressed protein 3-like, whose protein sequence is MDFFPRLAYGLKCQYCKEEKAEGCKYPVNVCYPKYNGVCLSVSVYHGGTLKFRMEGCTNIPANCRKNYKKRDGTTWKSRCCSTDLCNHRKNDI, encoded by the exons ATGGATTTCTTCCCTCGCCTAG CCTATGGCCTGAAGTGCCAATATTGCAAAGAGGAGAAAGCCGAAGGTTGTAAATATCCTGTGAATGTTTGTTACCCCAAATATAATGGCGTGTGCTTGTCAGTCTCTGTCTATCACG GAGGCACTCTGAAATTCAGGATGGAAGGCTGCACAAATATTCCAGCAAACTGCCGCAAAAACTATAAGAAACGTGATGGTACCACCTGGAAGTCAAGATGCTGCTCCACTGATTTGTGCAACCACAGGAAAAACGATATTTAG